The following proteins are encoded in a genomic region of Anabas testudineus chromosome 13, fAnaTes1.2, whole genome shotgun sequence:
- the LOC113171119 gene encoding odorant receptor 131-2-like, which produces MDRQVAATNNSLVNGNFFQGKVKVIIVQILVMVFLCINVLLILTFFKKECFHTTARYILFAVSLLSDSLLLFTSDVLLILVHFNITIPVWVCIIISVLVLLYFTVTPVTLTVMTLERYVAICMPLRHGELCSTRRTMHCILIIHGLSSIPCIFIFSTFFASASINFYKQYHICTVEIFSIEILQSHLRTAIYQIQFLIMCIIIVLCYVKILKVAKAASGEDKKLTRNGLSTVVLHGFQLLLCLIQLWCPFIEAVILNFSVYDSIRYFDYIMFCLAPKCLSPLIYGLRDECFFSALKNYASFGFYKTDIIQQNR; this is translated from the exons ATGGACAGACAAGTTGCAG CTACTAACAACTCATTGGTTAATGGTAACTTCTTCCAGGGAAAGGTCAAGGTCATTATTGTCCAGATCCTGGTTATGGTTTTTCTCTGCATCAATGTTTTACTCATTctaaccttttttaaaaaggagtgCTTTCATACTACTGCACGTTACATCTTATTTGCTGTTTCATTACTGTCAGATAGTTTGTTGTTATTCACATCTGATGTACTTCTCATACTGGTCCATTTTAATATCACCATACCTGTGTGGGTATGTATTATTATCTCTGTCCTGGTACTTCTGTATTTTACAGTCACACCAGTGACTCTGACAGTAATGACCCTGGAGCGCTATGTGGCCATTTGCATGCCTCTACGCCACGGAGAGCTGTGCTCCACACGTAGGACGATGCACTGTATCCTCATCATTCATGGCCTCAGTTCTATACcttgcatttttattttctccaccTTCTTTGCATCTGCCTCCATTAACTTTTATAAACAATATCATATATGTACAGTGGAGATATTTAGTATTGAAATACTGCAGAGTCATCTTAGAACAGCTATTTAtcaaattcagtttttgattATGTGCATCAtcattgtgttgtgttatgttaaaATACTTAAAGTGGCCAAAGCTGCATCAGGAGAGGATAAAAAGTTAACAAGAAATGGGCTCAGTACAGTTGTTCTTCATGGTttccagctgctgctttgtctcATCCAGCTGTGGTGTCCATTCATAGAAGCTGTCATTCTTAATTTTAGTGTATATGACAGTATCAGGTACTTTGACTATATTATGTTTTGTCTTGCACCAAAATGTCTGAGTCCTCTGATTTATGGTCTCAGAGATGAATGTTTTTTCAGTGCACTGAAAAACTATGCTTCTTTTG